One segment of Micromonospora parathelypteridis DNA contains the following:
- a CDS encoding DEAD/DEAH box helicase — protein sequence MTLTAALPTSADPDTLFDAFATWAKERGLDLYPHQEEAVIEIVSGANLIMNTPTGSGKSLVAVAAHFAALADSRTTFYTAPIKALVSEKFFALCEVFGAENVGMLTGDASVNADAPIICCTAEILANLALREGAKADVGQVIMDEFHFYAEPDRGWAWQVPIIELPQAQFILMSATLGDTTRFVDDLTRRTGRPTAVVRSAERPVPLIFSYAMTPMHETLEELLETKQAPVYVVHFTQAAALERAQALMSVNVCSRAEKDMIAEAIGGFRFTSGFGKTLSRLVRHGIGVHHAGMLPKYRRLVETLAQAGLLKVICGTDTLGVGINVPIRTVLFTGLSKYDGVRTRLLKNREFHQIAGRAGRAGYDTIGRVVVQAPEHVIDNEKALAKAGDDPKKRRKVVRKKPPEGSIGWGQPTFDRLVDAEPEPLTSSFQVSHSMLLNVIGRPGDAFTAMRHLLTDNHEDATAQHRHIRRAIAIYRALRAGGVVEELPEPDETGRRIRLTVDLQLDFALNQPLSPLALATVELLDAESPSYALDVLSVVESILDDPRQILSAQQFKARGEAVAAMKAEGIEYEARLELLDEVTHPKPLAELLEAAYEMYRQGHPWVADHQLSPKAVVRDMYERAMTFTEYVQFYGLTRSEGLVLRYLADAYKTLRQTVPEDAKTEELIDLIEWLGELVRQVDSSLIDEWERLRNPSDVAEVAQAHAALTDRPPAVTRNARAFRVLVRNALFRRVELAALRRWDLLAELDAGDGWDYDAWAEALAPYFEAYDSLGVGPDARGPALLMIEQGRERWTVRQIFDDPDGDHDWGISAEIDLVASDEVGAAVVRITDVGQL from the coding sequence ATGACGCTCACCGCCGCGCTGCCGACAAGCGCCGACCCCGACACCCTCTTCGACGCGTTCGCCACTTGGGCGAAGGAGCGCGGCCTCGACCTCTACCCCCATCAGGAGGAGGCGGTCATCGAGATCGTCTCCGGCGCCAACCTGATCATGAACACGCCCACCGGCTCGGGTAAGAGCCTGGTGGCGGTCGCCGCGCACTTCGCGGCCCTCGCGGACAGCCGGACGACCTTCTACACCGCGCCGATCAAGGCGCTGGTGTCGGAGAAGTTCTTCGCTCTCTGCGAGGTCTTCGGCGCCGAGAACGTCGGCATGCTCACCGGCGACGCCAGCGTCAACGCCGACGCCCCGATCATCTGCTGCACCGCGGAGATCCTGGCGAACCTGGCGCTGCGCGAGGGCGCGAAGGCCGACGTCGGCCAGGTGATCATGGACGAGTTCCACTTCTACGCCGAGCCCGACCGGGGTTGGGCCTGGCAGGTGCCGATCATCGAGCTGCCGCAGGCCCAGTTCATCCTGATGTCCGCCACCCTGGGGGACACGACCCGGTTCGTCGACGACCTCACCCGGCGTACCGGGCGGCCGACCGCCGTCGTGCGCTCGGCGGAGCGGCCGGTTCCGCTGATCTTCTCGTACGCGATGACGCCGATGCACGAGACGCTCGAGGAGCTGCTGGAGACCAAGCAGGCCCCGGTGTACGTGGTGCACTTCACCCAGGCCGCCGCGCTGGAACGCGCCCAGGCGCTGATGAGCGTCAACGTCTGCAGCCGCGCCGAGAAGGACATGATCGCCGAGGCGATCGGTGGCTTCCGGTTCACGTCCGGCTTCGGCAAGACGCTGTCCCGACTGGTCCGCCACGGCATCGGTGTGCACCACGCCGGCATGTTGCCCAAGTACCGCCGACTGGTCGAGACCCTCGCCCAGGCCGGCCTGCTGAAGGTCATCTGCGGCACCGACACCCTCGGCGTCGGCATCAACGTGCCGATCCGGACCGTGCTCTTCACCGGCCTGTCCAAGTACGACGGGGTCCGTACCCGGCTGCTCAAGAACCGCGAGTTCCACCAGATCGCCGGGCGGGCCGGTCGGGCCGGTTACGACACCATCGGTCGGGTCGTGGTGCAGGCCCCCGAGCACGTCATCGACAACGAGAAGGCCCTCGCCAAGGCCGGCGACGACCCGAAGAAGCGGCGCAAGGTGGTCCGCAAGAAGCCGCCGGAGGGTTCGATCGGCTGGGGCCAGCCCACGTTCGACCGGCTGGTCGACGCCGAGCCGGAGCCACTGACCTCCAGCTTCCAGGTCAGCCACTCGATGCTGCTCAACGTCATCGGCCGGCCCGGTGACGCCTTCACCGCGATGCGGCACCTGCTCACCGACAACCACGAGGACGCCACCGCGCAGCACCGGCACATTCGCCGGGCGATCGCCATCTACCGGGCGCTGCGCGCCGGCGGGGTCGTCGAGGAACTGCCCGAGCCGGACGAGACCGGCCGACGGATCCGGCTCACCGTCGACCTCCAGCTCGACTTCGCCCTCAACCAGCCGCTCTCCCCCCTCGCCCTGGCCACCGTCGAGCTGCTCGACGCCGAGTCCCCGTCGTACGCCCTGGACGTCCTCTCGGTCGTCGAGTCGATCCTCGACGACCCCCGGCAGATCCTGTCCGCGCAGCAGTTCAAGGCGCGCGGCGAGGCGGTCGCCGCGATGAAGGCGGAGGGCATCGAGTACGAGGCACGCCTCGAACTGCTCGACGAGGTGACCCACCCGAAGCCCCTCGCGGAGCTGCTGGAGGCCGCGTACGAGATGTACCGGCAGGGGCACCCCTGGGTCGCCGACCACCAACTCTCCCCTAAGGCCGTCGTCCGCGACATGTACGAGCGGGCCATGACCTTCACCGAGTACGTGCAGTTCTACGGGCTGACCCGCTCGGAGGGCCTCGTCCTGCGCTACCTGGCCGACGCGTACAAGACGCTGCGGCAGACCGTGCCCGAGGACGCCAAGACCGAGGAGCTGATCGACCTCATCGAGTGGTTGGGTGAGCTGGTCCGCCAGGTCGATTCCAGCCTCATCGACGAGTGGGAGCGGCTACGCAACCCGTCCGACGTGGCCGAGGTTGCCCAGGCGCACGCCGCCCTGACCGACCGGCCGCCCGCGGTGACCCGCAACGCGCGCGCGTTCCGGGTGCTGGTGCGCAACGCGCTGTTCCGCCGAGTGGAGCTCGCCGCGCTGCGCCGCTGGGACCTGCTCGCCGAGTTGGACGCCGGCGACGGCTGGGACTACGACGCGTGGGCCGAGGCGTTGGCGCCGTACTTCGAGGCGTACGACTCGCTCGGCGTCGGGCCGGACGCCCGCGGGCCCGCGCTGCTCATGATCGAGCAGGGCCGGGAACGCTGGACCGTGCGGCAGATCTTCGACGACCCGGACGGCGACCACGACTGGGGCATCAGCGCCGAGATCGACCTGGTCGCCTCGGACGAGGTCGGTGCCGCGGTCGTCCGGATCACCGACGTCGGCCAGCTCTAG